The region GTCGGTAAAACAAAAAATAGTAATGGCGTGTGCACAAACGATTCTAGTTCTGACTAGAAGTCGTACCTAGCTAGAGTTACCTCACCGACCCGGCATATCGTCGTTGCTATTGTCTTAGAATCGGAGTCCTGAGTTTCTTCTTCTTAATTGCAGAGCTATGAGAATATATAGACAACATCGTATGCAGCAATAATACCAAACATCGAGTTCTCCTTCTCCATAATAAACACAAGAAAGACCAACGCTCTTAACCTACCTATCGTCCTGCACTCCCCTACTTTTGGCATGGGCAAGAGCGCCCTTTTCTTCCATGGTGAGTGCCAGTCCGAGACGTCGTCGACGTGCTCCACGGAGAGCGCCATGTCAGTCCACAATTTCGTGGTGCGTGATTACCGGCTGCTCGAGGGCATCGGCGGCGGCAAGTTTGTCAGCTCGAGCACATTCAAAATCGGCGGCTACGCCTGGACGATCAGGTTCTACCCAAACGGGGAGCAGAAGGACGGATCTAGCGACGCGGCCTCCTGTTTTCTTTATTGCGACAGCCCAGCCAAGGACGTGAGGGCACGGTCCTCGTTAAATGTGTTGGAGAAATTAGACGGGGATGTACAGGTGACAACCTTCAGCATCTCAGAGGATACATTTTCTCCAACAAACTACTGTTGGGGGTATAGAAATTTTGTCTCGAGATCGAAGCTTAACACTTTGTCGGACGCCAACAATGGACGCTTCACGGTGAGATGCGTTCTCATGGTTATACATGAACCCCGAACGCGCAACAGGAGACCTATCGCAGTGCCACCGTCGAGCATGCGGGAGAGCCTCGAGCGCATGCTCAAGGATGGAGAAGGTGCAGATGTGACGTTCAGCGTGCGCCACCAGCTGTTCAATGCCCATGGTTGTGTGCTGGCTGCACGTTCTCAGGTTTTCAAGGCCGAACTCTTTGGTCCGTTGAAGGAAAATACGGCGCGGCACATCGAGGTCGATGACATGGAGCCCCAAGTCTTTGAGGTGCTTCTTCACTTCATGTACACAGATACTATGCCAGATGATGATGAAGACCATTGCAAAATTGAAAGACTGCAACACTTGCTTGTTGCCGCGGACAGGTACGGAGTGGATAGGTTGAAGGTCATGTGTGAAGACAAGCTCTATGAGGGCATCAATGTCGAGACGGTCGCGACCACGTTGCTTCTGGCAGAGCAGCATCACTGCAAGGATCTTAAGGAGGCTTGCATTCAGTTTATAAGTTCACCACGGGATATACTACGGGCTGTCATGGCCACTAATGGATTCAAGCAACTCATAGCTAGTTGTCCTTTGCTCATGGAGGATATACTGAAGGTTGTGTCCTGCGCTTAGAATGTGAGGTGACTACTCACAGTGAGCAGGGAAAATATTATTCTCATTTACTGACCATGTTTGATTTTAGTCATCTTCATTTTACCACACTTTTTTTTTGCGATGAGGTATatggtatcatcataattattGGTGTTTTTGCATGTTGCCATGATAATTCTTGGATTTTTTGCTTAAAAGCTACTCAATTTTGCTTTTTAGGAATTGCATATGATGgcttacaaaaaaaaagagaaaagatagGATGTTAGTCCTGAATGATTTGCATTGCTCGTCCGTGCCATATATGCCAGCGAGTAGCAAACACGGTTATGGTAGGGCGGCCAAACCATGGTAGCCTCTAGAAATTAAACCTTCCGCTCATTGTTCCATTGATGAACTATGTCAGCTCGAGTTAAATGTGGGCCTTGAGTGTGCTTCCTATCGATTGAAAAAAGAGTTGGCTGCCTGAGGAGGGATCGAGCTCACGACATTCTCTTCGGACCTTATGGCAGCCAACAACTGAACTACATCACATCTATGCTAGAAAACAAGGTCCGATTTCTAAGCGAATAGTTCTCCATCACTTATTTTTGCAACGAATCAGATCAACTTATATATGCGTGGGTTCAGAGAATCAATAAGCTGATACATCAATAGAGGGTGCGAGTTGCGAGAATCAATAATCTGAGGCATCATTAGAGAAATTGTTTACCAAATAGAAACGAACACGTTAGCCCGAGGAAAAACATGCACAAGCGGAGGACTCGGTAGGGCGAGGTAGGGCGCTCtccctaccttgttgtttttacgtGTACGTACATGTCGATTTTGATTGATTGCTGGAAAAAACATGGATGAATAGCATGGTGTAATTTACTATTGGGTCATGAATCTTATTGGGTTCcccgcaaaagaaaaaaagaatcttGTTGGGTCATCGACACGATCAGACGAACTGAGCCACAACCGTCAACATCGATCAAGTCCTCGTCCTCTAGGCTCCGAATTCTCTCCTTTTCTCAAAAATCTCAAAAAAAATAAGTCCTCCGGGCTCTTAGTTTGAAGTTATATAAACCAataaaactagatgataccccgcgtgtTGCTGCGGGAACTTGTAATACTCCACCTGAGAAAGATTATGGAGTGAAAATAAGTAAAGAATGAAAAAAACTATGTTATTTCAAACCTTTGCTGGTATAGAGAGTGACAATAAGTAAGCAATTAAAAATATATGCTTGTTTGATCCTTTATTGGTACTATGTGAAAAGTCAGAAAACTATGTTATTTCAAACCTTTGCTGGTATAGTTCGTACATTCATATTATTAAAATGCAGTAGACAGCTAGATTTGCCATCGTGCAGACCGAATCGTCCGCTCAGCTGTTCCGTTACTGAAAACATGCGAAGCCCAGTCTGAACCTACCGAAAGAAAGGCGAGACACAAAACCACTAATACAAATGCCTTTGAGTTACTCTTAATAGGAACGGAAGCACAAAATATAAACAAATCGAATAACAACACATACATACATCTTAGAATTTGTACATGACCAAGAGTCACATACCAATCAGTGTAAAAAAATGAAAGAGTAAGGTGCATGTACAGTGCACATCAGGCCCATACAACAAATTATACGGCAGGGACGACCTGAATTGCATTTTCAGTAGGTACGTATCTCTTCTGCTGAAAAAGCGCAGATGCCTTCAGGGGAGCAACACAGGGGTAAAGATGTGGACAAATTTAGGACGGGAACGGCCTCATCTCCCTGCTCCTACCTAGCAATAAAATAAATTTGCACAAAAGGCTCAACGAAAACTGAGAACAAAATGCATCTGAATGTGATGTAGCAACTAATTATAATTGAAAATGAAACTGAGAAAGAAAAATTAAGTAACCTCAAGTCCAGATCAAAGATCCATGTCAATCAAATTCATACATGGAATTGATCCATATTCAGATACAAAAATGTATGTAGAGTAATTTAGCcgtgtagtagtccatgaaactgaAGGTGAGTACGGATCTAATTCTCTGAACAAAAGAAGCATGTGCAAGGCCACAGCTGCTACTTAGTGGCATGAATTGGCTCCAATCATCGTGAAGCGGATTGGTATATGATGTGCACACATAGTGTTACTGTTTTTCCCTCCTAAGATCGGACAGAGGAAACAACAAAGTATCCACTTCTTCCTGCTCTTACCTTGGCGACTTGAGAAACAACACAGGCATAAAGATCTGGACAAATATACGATGGGAGCAGCCCCATCTTCCTGCTCCTACCATGGCGAGTTGGCTACAGAGGCGCTAGTTTGATCCATCACGCCGTCGAACTACGCTTGGGGGCAGACGCGAGGCGCCGCTGGCCGCTGGCTGCCCTCATATCACGGCGCCCTTCCCGGCGCCAGCTACTTCATCTGGAAATCAGGGCCTCCACGGATCCACCCAAGCTAACTTTAAAGAACGATGTTCATATCTGGGGACATAGATATGAAGGTTGAAGGAGGAGGCTGATGGCGACACACATGGTTCGCCGGGAGGTCGGGTCGACGCCATGACGTGTGGCTTGGGCCAACATAGTCCAGGCTCGCGCCGATCATGGGGTTCACGGAGGGTGTCATCGCGGAGGTCTCGGCTAGAGAAGGTTGGGCCGGCGGCGACGCAATATGGGAATTGTGGCGCAGATAAAGATGAAAGCAGAAGAATTGGGAAGGGTACGCTGAGATTTATTGGTGGAAGGGAGATGGAAGGAACCGTCGCATGAAGAAGCAATTAGTGCGCCGGGAATTAACACAATCAGAGACAGGGTGGCACTAGCAAAAGTCCTTGCAGCCCCCGACCCACCCCTAGCCGGCGGCCACCTTCGGCCGGCGGCTCTGGCCGTTTCGCTGCCCGCCGGTAGCGAGATCCACCGGCCAGCCCCGCTCTGCTGCCTGTTGGCATGCCTGCCAGCTCCACCGCCTCCCCGGGCTCGGGCGGGCGGCTCTGCTTCTCGGGCGGGTCCGATCTGGAGACCTCCCCTGCTTCTGCCGCTGCCCGTAGCGCCTCCTACGCCGACGCGGTCCGCTCCCCGCTGCCGGCTTCAATGCTGCGCGCAGAATCAGGGCCGTCTTCAATGCCTGCTGAGGCCTCGCCCTGCCCGGTAGCGTGGGGGCAACCTCGAGCACGGCTGCAGTCCATCGTGGTCGCTGATGGGGTGACGTGCGCGGCATCGCAAGAACCGCTGGGCCTTGCGCAGGAGGCGCGATTGGACCCTGGTCGAGGGCAAGGGGCGAAGGgagaaatcacatatttgacctgaggtagaaatcaattcacaaactgacctgctttcaaaaaaatttcacGCTGCTGACCTTTCGGTGTGAcgcccgacagctgggcgccgcaccctactgtgcagcgcccatCACTTAAGCGCCACActtcctgccagcgtggcagccctggtccagctgtggccccacacgcacctgtgcagcgtctaagtcttaggcgccacacatgtaatgtgcagcgcctagctcgtgggcgctgcacagtctgtgttccacttgggctggccccaccctctctcccctcccaccccaccccacacacccccaccccacccaaaccctaaggcttgcggccctcctctcttcccctctccccccctctcaaatcttgcaaattcggagtatttgaccgtgaatttcgaagccaacccctcccttaaggtaatctcctcccatcccctcgttttcatccataggaattgtcacatttgctcaaatcttgctagtttgggggaaaccctagttttgacttggatttgcaaatttgtgttgaatgatgttatgtttctttgctaaCTTGGGTTGGTTGAGcttccatagtatgctagggttagggttatgtgtgtttgatgttggtgttagggttatgctatggttaTGGTTGTTTtatatgttagggcatatgtgtgcaaatatttttcttaagtatttacttgatatatgtgtgtttttgattattgtagggatggggagaacatgtgtttatgttcatcatgtggatagacaggcctttttgaaaggcaatgttgagacggacccgaatgagcttgacatggtgtttgagagtagtcctagctatgcggagcttttggaacaagtgaggaaagatttgaattggacggacccaagtgacgttgttgagttcgagggaaggcataatgttggttttggaatgcacatccgttggaagacaatgcgtgtgaactccgagcaacgttgggttgcatacaaggagacggttgccgaatctctagacaaggctcttgagttatttgtctccaagaaggttgagtctactttgaatttagacttgaaccggaacccctccccgttggttgctagcactcccccacccatgaaccaagatcgaatgagtgaacctcaattcacgcaacaagattggccaacattgagcccgactccaaacaaccaaaatgaaggttttgaagaggagaatgatgagtacgaggaggatgacaacgaagttgacctccatgacaacaatgtgggtgatctcgaccaatatcatgtgcaagagacaatggaccaatccatccctttttcccgtgcatatgcatcggactcggatgacgatggtcccgatgaagaagttgatgaggaggggttcacgccgaaggaggccgaagcattcaagaaggtattcgggcgggatcacaagacaccattgttcaaggatcttagtctcgcggatgaagccgttgtggatggtggcaaatgcatatctcttggagctaggccaagttctcaccgtgatttggaagacggcaagaacgggatatatcccggttgtgagtttcaatccttcttggaattgaagatgtggctcgacaactactcggttacacattatcgtccacataaagtggccaactcggatgttaatgtgcgttacacggtcaaatgtgaagtgccaacatgtccatggattgtgcgtgcaaggccatggaaaggaggtcccacttggcgcatagtgagttgtctaccaactcacatgtgccggcacaagaatgcggatggcaagcttgtgcaccaacaacacagacaactcacgtccgagttcattgcttacaggctgtccaaccaaatatcgacacttccaataatgagcatcaagagtgtcattgaccttgtgaaagccatctttcattacaaggtgaagtacggcaaggcatggaaggcgaagcaagccgcattcaagatgttgtatggcaattgggaggaagcatacaaccgactccctaggttgttgttagctatggccgccacaaaccc is a window of Triticum dicoccoides isolate Atlit2015 ecotype Zavitan chromosome 2B, WEW_v2.0, whole genome shotgun sequence DNA encoding:
- the LOC119361192 gene encoding BTB/POZ and MATH domain-containing protein 1-like, with the translated sequence MGKSALFFHGECQSETSSTCSTESAMSVHNFVVRDYRLLEGIGGGKFVSSSTFKIGGYAWTIRFYPNGEQKDGSSDAASCFLYCDSPAKDVRARSSLNVLEKLDGDVQVTTFSISEDTFSPTNYCWGYRNFVSRSKLNTLSDANNGRFTVRCVLMVIHEPRTRNRRPIAVPPSSMRESLERMLKDGEGADVTFSVRHQLFNAHGCVLAARSQVFKAELFGPLKENTARHIEVDDMEPQVFEVLLHFMYTDTMPDDDEDHCKIERLQHLLVAADRYGVDRLKVMCEDKLYEGINVETVATTLLLAEQHHCKDLKEACIQFISSPRDILRAVMATNGFKQLIASCPLLMEDILKVVSCA